TAACGGTTGCTTCTAAAATCTTTCAACGTCTCTCTCTCCTCCCCTGATGTCGAAGctcaaaatgaaatgctaatttatATCTGCACCATATCCACCTCAATTCTCTTGCCCAAGCCTTACCTGTAAGTCTTGTTCAacacccttttttcttttttaatttcattttccaaaCCTTCACTTTTTTCAGCATAAATCATCCTTAAACTCGTATATTTCGTCAGCTTCTCCTGATACTGAAGGCCGAAGGTCCAATCTTTAGCCCTCCGACACCGAAATTCGTGTTGTGCTTCGATCCTTGCGGCAATGAAGAGACAAAAATCGACTTCTGAATCCAATTTCAACCACTTTGATCTTCTGTCCGAAGAGATGGTCTTTTTAGTTCTTGATTGGCTGAATGATAACCCTCTTGACAGGAAATCGTTTTCCCTTGTTTGCAAATCCTTTTACGCTATTGAGTCAAGACACAGGAAAACCCTGAAGCCCCTTAGGCCTGAGCACTTAACCAAGATTCTCAATCGATACCCTTGTGTCACCAATCTTGATCTGTCTCTCTGTCCCAGAATAACAGACAGCTCGCTGGCTGTAATATCGACTGCCTCCAAGGAAATGCTGAGGTCAATCGATCTTTCGAGGTCCAAGTTTTACAGTCATGTGGGGTTGTCCAATCTGGTGATGAATTGTGGGAATTTGGTTGAGATCAATTTGTCTAACGCCACAGAACTAAAGGACAGGGCTGCATCAGCGATAGCTGAGGCCAAGAATCTGGAGAAGCTTTGGTTGGTGAGGTGCAGGTCAATAACTGATATTGGAATAGGATGTGTTGCAGTGGGGTGTAGAAAGCTGAGGTTGCTTTGCTTAAAGTGGTGTTTGGGTGTTGGTGATTTAGGGGTTGATTTGATTGCCGTCAAGTGTAAGGAGATTCGTAGCCTGGATCTCTCCTACTTGCCTGTAATGAAACTGTTCTGCTTAAGATATTTATCTGTTCTTTCTCTTGTCTGACTGCAgcattcttgttattatgtTTCCATTGGATGCCTGACTTGTCTCCTTTATAGTGGGTTTATCCCGTAATAGGTGCCTGATCGCTGCTATAATTGTTTCAATTTCAACCCAGCTGGGTTTTCAAGCATGACTCTAAACAATTATGTGTTACTTTTTGTTTTGCTATTCAATTGTTATATTTGTAATCGATTACTTCTACTTTTGATCGAGTTTGACATCTCTATGTTCAGTTACTCTAGTTTTTTAAGCATAATGAAACAGAGAGAGAATAATTCATCTGCCTATTCAAaatgtttctttctttgttttgtaGAAGAGTCATTTATATGAGATTTCAACTATTTCTATTTATATTGGTAGACTTTCAGTTTTTTCTAAAGTGTGTTTATTATAGGTATTAGTAGTTCACCTCCTACTTAAAGCTAGAACAGGAACTTACAGCAATCAAGCATATATTTGTCCCAAAACATTTCCCTATCATTGTCAAGTTGTTTTTGCAGTACCTGACTGTCTGCAATCCGCACTGCTTGTCCTTTTCATGACCGTATATTTTGTTACGCGCAAATTGCTGCTGTATGAAAAGTATTATTGTTAGGCATATATTTTAGTTCTATACGGATCGAAGGGCATGACTCATATTTGACTGGAAATGTACTgtgttaaaataataatttgtgCATTCAGTTGCCCAACGGGGTCTTACATGGCATCAGTGCATAAAAATCGGAGCCCCTGCCATCCTCTTGATTAAAATAAATCAGCCatggattttttaaaaaagaaaaaaagaaacaaatcgCTTATTACATTCTCCTGTTTCCTCTTCAACAAATGTTCTATGTAGATTGCATGCCTTCTATTGGTTGTTCAACTTTGTCCCTTCTTTTTTGATCTTTGCAAACATATATCGTTGACAGGCTTGAATATCATAAGAGATCTGTATGCTGATTCTCGTTTCATATTAGCttctcctatattttctttCCGGTTTAAtgtttttagtattttttttctttcagatAACAAATAAGTGCTTGCCTTCAATCTTAAAGCTGCAATATCTTGAACATTTGGCTTTAGAAGGCTGCTTGGGGTTTGACGATGACAGCCTTGCAGCACTCAAGCAAGGGTTCAAGTCACTCGAGGTATATAGCTCCCTGGAAATGTTGCATCTACTTGTTTTCTGTTTTGATTCTTCATCTGCTTCTGGAGGACGGGGTGGGGCAGAAGAAGCAGCTATGTGAACTAGGTAAAAAATGATGCTTCAGCTCTACTATTGAATACCCTTTGGGGTATAGGAAGCAGATGGTTTGTGTACTTAGTAGAGGCAAATCAGCTTGTTATGATATTAAAGGACATCAGATTTTGAAACTCAGAAATCCGTTCTTTTTTTCTATCTCAGAAAACTGTAAGACAATGGTTATTAACCAGGAAAACTTGTTGCCTTGAACAGACACTTAACATGTCAAGCTGTGAGAATGTTAGTCATGTGGGCTTGTCGTCTCTAACCAGTGGCTCTGGGTGTTTGCGGCAACTTATCTTGGCTTATGGATCTCCTGTAAGTCCTTTATCAGTTTCACTTGTTTCAAGTACTAGTGGTTTCACTAGCTGATATCTGAAATTTGTGATGAATCAGGTCACTCTTGCTCTTGCTGATAGTTTGCAAAAGCTCTCAATGCTGCAATCCATTAAACTAGATGGTTGCCAGGTTTCGTGCTCTGGACTAAAGGCTATTGGAAACTGGCGTGTCTCTTTGAGGGAACTGAGCTTGAGTAAATGCCCAGGAGTGACAGATGAAGGCCTTTCCTCTCTTCTCAAGAAACATAGGGACTTGAGAAAGCTTGACATCACTTGTTGCCACAGGATAACTGATATTACCATTGCCCACATTACAAATTCGTGCTCCTCACTGACATCCCTGAGGATGGAATCCTGCAGTTTGGTTTCAGCTGAAGCTTTTGTTTTGATTGGACAGCGATGCCATTTTCTTGAGGAGCTTGACCTTACAGATAATGAAATCAATGATGAAGGTAAGGCCTTGTCCTTGGTTACTTGACATTCCGCTGAGAAGCTTGCTTTGAAATTCTGTTCTTCAGGGACATTCTTAATGCACATACTTGCAGGCCTTAGGTCCATCTCAAGGTGTTCCAGACTTTCCATCTTAAAGTTGGGGATCTGTTTGAACATTACAGATGAGGGGCTTATACATATTGGCAGATGCTGTTCGAAACTTAAGGAGCTTGACTTGTATAGGTAACTAACTATTTGGAATCTATAACTTGTTTGAAATCCGTAAGTGGTTTATGCATCTTTCCACTCATCTATGACATAGGTGCTATGCACAACCTTGATGGATGGGGATTTAAAAGGGAAAAGTGCGTTTAGATCGAAATGCCTTTGACCTTTCCTGAGAGAGAGTAAATTGATGACTCTGTGGGGTTGCTTGTGTACACTGCAGGACAAACAAATGCTTAGTTAGTCAATCCTACAACTATTTTCTATGCTTAATTATGACTATAATCCATTTCAGGTCTGCTGGAATTTCTGATTCAGGCATTTTGGCAATTGCTCGTGGCTGTGCTGGGCTTGAAATGATAAATATAGCCTATTGCAGAGATATTACAGATCACTCCTTGATATCATTGTCAAAATGTTCAAAGTTAAACA
The Coffea arabica cultivar ET-39 chromosome 6c, Coffea Arabica ET-39 HiFi, whole genome shotgun sequence genome window above contains:
- the LOC113693842 gene encoding F-box/LRR-repeat protein 3 translates to MKRQKSTSESNFNHFDLLSEEMVFLVLDWLNDNPLDRKSFSLVCKSFYAIESRHRKTLKPLRPEHLTKILNRYPCVTNLDLSLCPRITDSSLAVISTASKEMLRSIDLSRSKFYSHVGLSNLVMNCGNLVEINLSNATELKDRAASAIAEAKNLEKLWLVRCRSITDIGIGCVAVGCRKLRLLCLKWCLGVGDLGVDLIAVKCKEIRSLDLSYLPITNKCLPSILKLQYLEHLALEGCLGFDDDSLAALKQGFKSLETLNMSSCENVSHVGLSSLTSGSGCLRQLILAYGSPVTLALADSLQKLSMLQSIKLDGCQVSCSGLKAIGNWRVSLRELSLSKCPGVTDEGLSSLLKKHRDLRKLDITCCHRITDITIAHITNSCSSLTSLRMESCSLVSAEAFVLIGQRCHFLEELDLTDNEINDEGLRSISRCSRLSILKLGICLNITDEGLIHIGRCCSKLKELDLYRSAGISDSGILAIARGCAGLEMINIAYCRDITDHSLISLSKCSKLNTLESRGCTLITSLGLAAIAVGCKQLNKLDIKKCHNIDDAGMIPLAQFSQNLRQINLSYTSVTDVGLLSLASISCLQSMTILHLKGLTPSGLAAALLVCGGLTKVKLLGSFKSKLPQPLFDLLGARGCVFQWRDKAFQAELDSRCWKFQLNTAEQ